TTTGGAAGgtgagtgaaggaatgaatgaatgcatatcCCAATGAATGAATATCCGAATGCCCTTGACTCCCGCCAATATCCGAATGGATATTCATTCAttggacagtgagagagaactaTAAAAAAGGAGGGAAGTCATATCCAAAGTTACATAGAGAAGGGAATGATCAGGAATTGAGATTAAGATCAGTTACTTCCACCAGTCTTatgcctcaaaagaaaaaaattcatacaaatgGAGTATAACAATTCCTACAACAATGATTAAAATGAATCAGCCACACATGGTATAAGCTGAGGTAAATGTGTGatgttaattttaaatgtgattaGGAAGATTAAATCTAATTTTGTGAAATGTCAAACACCTCTATAGGTGGCCAATGTCACAAAGAAGATTTTGACCAATTTCTCTGCATTTAATTAGGACAATGTAAAGAGCCCCCGGCATTGCCAGGGCCATTCTCCAGCTGCTTAGCAAGGAAAATATCCTCAATGGCTTTCTGGCCATTTTACCTATCAGAGAATCCTGAAGTTGCTCTCTGAGTTCCGGCAGATTACAGGGAAGATATACATGGACAGGTCCAATTCAACATCTCCTGTGGTGGGGTTCATCCTCCTGGGGCTTTCAGCCCACCCCAAGCTGGAGAAAATGTTCTTTGTGCTCATCCTCCTGATGTACCTGGTCATCCTGCTGGGCAATGGGATCATCATCCTGGTGACTGCCCTTGACTCCCGCCTGCACacgcccatgtacttcttcctggggAACCTCTCCTTTCTGGACATCTGCTACACAACCTCCTCAGTCCCCCTCATTCTCAACAGCTTCCTGACCCCCAGGAAAACCATCTCCTTCTCAGCCTGTGTCATGCAGATGTTTCTCTCCTTTGCCATGGGAGCCACAGAGTGTGTGCTTCTGGGCATGATGGCATTtgatcgctatgtggccatctgtaacccCCTTAGGTATCCCGTGGTCATGAGCAAGGCTGCCTGTGTGCCCATGGCTGTCAGCTGCTGGACAGCTGGAAGCATGACTGCCATGGTGCAAACATCCTTAGCTATGCGACTGCCCTTCTGTGGGAACAATGTCATCAACCATTTTACCTGCGAGATCCTGGCTGTCCTTAAGTTGGCCTGTGCTGACATCTCCATCAATGTGATTAGTATGACAGTGGCCAATGTGATCTTTCTGGGCATTccagttctgttcatttttgtctCCTATGTGTTTATCATTGCTACCATCCTGAGGATCCCATCAACTGAGGGGAGGAAAAAGGCCTTCTCCACCTGTTCTGCCCACTTCACAGTCGTGGTCATCTTCTATGGGACCATCCTCTTCATGTATGGGAAACCCAAATCCAAGGATCCCCTGGGGGCAGACAAGCAGGATATTTCAGACAAGCTCACCTCCCTCTTCTATGGGGTGGTGACCCCTATGCTCAATCCCATCATCTACAGCCTCAGGAACAAGGACGTGAAGGCCGCTGTGAAGAACCTGGTCCTACGCAAACATGTCATCCAGTGATGGTAAAGGGGCCCTGATAGATCTCTATTCCCTAGTTTCTCTCACCTGAGGAGCTCAGAGGATAAGTTAACGGGCTAATTTCATCAAAGGTGCATAGGCAAATCTGATTACACAGAACACTTTGTGTGAATAGGAAGCATTTAATGGGACGTTTCTGTCCCATTCTAGAAGCACTTCCAGAGAAGTATATACATTCCTCAAACCTTATAGTCATCTATCTTTGGGATGCATATTGAACAAATTGATGTACAGGAAAAATAACTCttcaagttaaatttttaaaaaagattttgtttatttatttgacagagatcacaagtaggcagagaggcaggtgggtgggggggcggtggggagcagGTCcgtgttgagcagagagcccgatgcagagctcgatcccaggatcctgggatcatgacctgagccaaaggtagaggctttaacccactgagctctcCAGGTACccttcaagttttatttttaacttacaaaaTGCTCTGGGCATATATCTGTAATTCACTTGCTCCCTGACCTCTTTCTTTGAACATGTTTGGATGGGTCCTTAATTCATGGACCTTTCAACATATCCTATCTCatattaaataatagtaatattttatctCTGTGCTCATTGCTTCTTTCTCCCTATTTTCATATTAATTCCTAGAACTGTTTCTTGAATTGTTCTCTTCCTGTGTTTCCAAAATTGACCTCTTCCTGTCCTCAGTCATGGTACCCACCAGAAAACCATTCACACCTTGGGAGCACAGAAGAGAGTGCGTAAGTGGTGGCAAAACTGATGTAAGGGTCAAACCCCCAggcctttttcctttccccttgtcGAGGGTGTTATTCACCCCCTTGCTTCTGTCCCTGGATAGCTGAGACCTCCCAGAGCTCATCAGAGTGACGTGGAACCTGAGATGTATTTAGGAGAATCAAATGAATTCTCTTAACTTCCTGACCTGGCTTGACCATGTATGCAGCCAACTGGTGACCATCAGTTGCTTTTCTGCCCAAGAATACCCAACCCTAcatggcagtcagagggagaggaacgtGAGGTACACCAGCAGACATCTAAGAATAACCCCCATGCCTGGTGAGGAATTCCAAGCTACTTCCCAATTGTGAGCAATCTACAAGTCCAGTTAAAAGAATGAGCGGAATAGAAAGCCTCCGAGAACTGACACGAACTTTTAAACCAATAGGGAGGAAATAAACTAGTCATCAAAACAAACAGTCTTTCCTGGAAAGAAGTTATTGCAGAAAGATGGTGAGACACTAAAGAAAAGCCTCAATGGTATCCTGTGTGGAATTCTGGAGGCAAtctcatcaataaaacaaaagcagTCTATGAAAGAGAAGCTAGGAGGAGAAAAGGTGACTAGGAGATAAAAATTTGTCTTATGGGATAAAACTGAAATTGTTGGTCAAATAAAACCCAGtagaaagtattttttgttttatactttatcttttctttaaattttattttattttttcagtgttccaggattcattgtttatgtgccacacccagtgcttcatgtagaaagtatttaaaagtagattaaacaatgcttaaaaattaatttttaaataaaaaaaaacttaatgggagaagatatttgcaaatgacagtataaacaaaaggttgatatccaggatctataatgaactcctcaaactcaacacacacaaaacagacaatcatatcaaaaaatgggcagaagatatgaacagacacttctccaatgaagacatacaaatggctatcagacacatgaaaaaatgttcatcatcactagccatcagggagattcaaattaaaactacattgagatatcaccttacaccagttagaatggccaaagttaacaagacaggaaacaacatgtgttggaggggatgtggagaaaggggagctctcttatattattggtgaggatgcaagttggtgcagcctctttggagaacagtgtggagattcctcaagaaattaaaaatagaacttccctatgaccctgcaattgcactcctgggtatttaccccaaagatacagatgtagtgaaaagaagggccatctgtaccccaatgtttatagcagcaatggccatggtcgccaaactatggaaagaaccaagatgcccttcaacagacgaatggataaggaagatgtggtccatatacactatggagtattatgcctccatcagaaaggatgaatacccaacttttgtagcaacatggacgggactggaagagattatgctgagtgaaataagtcaagcagagagagtcaattatcatatggtttcacttgtttgtggagcataacaaatagcatggaggacatggggagttagagaggagaagggagttgggggaaattggaagggaaggtgaaccatgagagactatggactctgacaaacaatctgagaggtttgaagtggcggggggcggggtggtgggaggttggggtaccaggtggtgggtattatagagggcacggatggcatggagcactgggtgtggtgcaaaaataatgaatactgttatgctgaaaataaattaaaaataaataaatagataaattaaattaaaaaaaaaaaagaacttaagttTCTCTCCAAGGCTGAGAGGgaaacaagaagagagagagagagagcaagagagagaagttGGTTATTCAAGAACAGGTGAGAGACATAAAAGGTAGACCACAGGGATCCATTATGTAATTcaggaggagaaaacagaacagatgacAGACAAATAataaaggaggagaaaaacaTTTCACTCAACAGAAATTCTGTATAATTATTCATAAAACGTTCATCAATCATCAGGTAAGAATTGTAGCAAAAGACCAACTTATGTACAGTCAATCCAAGGATAAGTTGTGATTCTCACATATTCCAAAAGAATTCTATAGAGTTTTCCACAGCTTAAAGCCATACTTCCCAACAAGGATCAAGAATCTGGCTGCCGCTGGCCTGCTTCCCTGCTGCCCTAAACGTAGATGCCAGTGGAACAAGACTGACAGAGTACTGAGGGAAAGGGGCTGAGAATCAGAATTCTATATACCCTGACCATTGCACCAATATGACACTTGAAAAGACATTGTTGGCACGTGCAAATACAGACAGCACACACCCCTATAATCCCcttctcaaaaagaaattttgtttataatgttCTCCcaacaaatagttaaaaataaataatggaaggACTGGGACAGATATGGTATGTAAGACACAGTGGAGAATGGTTGAATGTCTGAAGATTGATAAAGTCTAATGAACACTTCATACCAAATGTgcaaagacaaatatatgaagaaattattaGGAAGTGCATTGAGgtaaacaatgacaacaaaacaaTGGTGTAACTCTAGTTACAATTCTAGATGACTATTAAGctcagaaatttagaaaaagatgtATAGTTATAGCCCATTGAAGATCTCATCTTATGAAGGATGTGGCGGGAAAGGGAATCTTACAAGTATAATATATGAGTATAATGTGTTGATACTGAAATAACAAAAGTATTACTATGCTTGTTtaaaaaggtgcctgggtggctcagtcagttagcagatgcctttggctcaggtcatgatcccatggtcctgagatggagccaagtttttggctccctgctcaatagcaCAACacagagtttgcttctccctctccctctgccccaattctgcttgtcctctctctctcagataaacgaaatcttgaaaaatatatatgcttgtGGAAATCTTAAGAGAAATACCAGTAGACAAGTATTAACATGAAGACGTTTGAAAGAATAAGAGGACAATGAATGAGCAAAGAAACTTGATCAAATGAAAAAGTCATACACTGAACCTGAATAGATTTAAGTCATTGCATATTAAGTACATGGTacatagggtacctgggtggctcagtgggtgaagcctctgccttcagctcaggtcatgatctcagggtcctgggatcaagccctgcatagggctttctgctcagcggggagcctgcctccccctccccctctgccttcttctctgcctacttgtgatttctctctctctctgtgtcaaataaataaataaaatcttttaaaataatacatggtaCATAGTATCCAGTTTTGTAAGGGAGCTTCAAGGTTTCTAACATTAGGATAAATTAGATCTATTGCAACCATTTTATTAATAGattcaagaggaaaaaatgatCTCATCAACAGATGTTGACAAGTCACTTGACATAACTTAACAGtgatttctgactttttaaaagtagcaCACTTCATTAGAGGACACTACCCCTAACATGAAAGGAAGTATCAGAACATCAGCAAGCAATGTCTACATCACTTTGCAGTCTAGATAATTAGATGAGATGAGGAAAACAAGGAACATAAAtattggaaagaaggaaaaacaacaaatgttgttttactaaagaaaattttactcAAATACTAAAACTacaggaaataataaaacaggGAACAAGAGGGGCTGTATATAATTCACTGCAGTTAGAAAAGTTTTACAATACCTATGGAAAATATATAAGAAGTATGAGAGGCCTATGTGAAAATCATATATTTACAATGACTATATATTAACAGGAGAAGTCAtgagacattttcattttgaagaatcaAAAGTCTAGAATGTAAACCTCAGGACACTTAACTATCCTCCAAGTGCCTCATTCAAAGCCCTTCTCCCTCTTGCCAGCACGTGGGAAGAGCCATTCTCCAACCACTTTTCCATCCTTAGAGCAGCCCCAACTCTTAGTTGGGAGGGATGGTCCAAGCCCTGAGGCAAACATGAACGCTCCCTGATCTAAAGGTCtcagaagcaaagaaaaccagCCTTCAACTCAGTCCATGCTTTTGGAGGTAACCAAAGAGTCTAGAACAGACCACTGACAAATGGAGGCTTTCACAGCTCTGCTTATGTGCTGATTACTTCCTGCCTCACTACAACTCATAACCATTTATCTCAGGTTAGGATGACCCCTAAAACCTTCAAGTGCAATGTGTTTACTGACATGACCAAATCAAACATTCCAGATGGTCTCAGAAAATAAGTCAAGAATGTAATCACCTCAATAGGTGAAATGGGAGCATTTCAGATGCTGGACTATAGGAGAGGACCAGGTGTGAAGCAGGAGCTGACTGTCTCTTCCAGCAGATAACCTTGCTGGATTCCAGTCAGCTGCTGCCAGGAAGGGATGCAGGAGTAGGGGAAGGGATGTAGAGCATCTACCCCAGCTGCAGGTTCCTTGTTTACCTCTAGTATCAAGATAAGTATTATAAGGGCCAAACAAAAATGTGTTCCATAGTCAGATTTGGGTAGAGGTTGCCAATTTGCAACGTCTGCGATAAGTAGTCAAAAGTCACAGCTGGACTCCCTAAGAATGCCATCACAGAAGTCAGCTGTATCCTGCACAGTACACCTATTGTTTTGGGGGCAAAGTTTTGCCCCCAactgctccctctcactcttatGCAAACTTTTGCCCCCCAactgctccctctcactcttatGTCACTTAATGCAGCTACCAATCCTAGTACACCAACTCTTGGCACAGCAGTCAGTCTAATGGAAGGCACGTAACCTAAGGCAAACTAAGCAGAGCCATTCCCTAGGACATCTGTAATTGGAGCAAGCAGAGAAAAGGTCCCATATTAGCTTTCTATGCTGCATAGCAGATCACCACCAAATTAGGAGCTTCAAACAGCACACACTTATAATCTTGCAGTTTCTGTAAGTCAAGAGTTCAACCAAGTCCCGCACAACGCTGcagtcaaggtgttggccaggGCTCGGTTCGCATTTGGAGACTCCAATAGAAGAAACTGAATCAGGCTGCTGACAACTCTCTTCCCTCCCATGTCAGGAAGTCTGTCCACTAGAGTGTAAAATACagccaggaaaagacaaatagagaaaacaaacagatgaagaaactcaagGTCCTAATGACATGTTGAGTCCCTAAATCCGACTGGGCCTGGGACTGAATCCACCTTTGAACTTCTCAGTTGCATGCACATTACAGCTCATTGTGAGAATAAGCTGGTTGGAGTAAGCTCTCTAGCTAGAAGCCTAGGGAATCCTGACAATAACAAAGCCCAAAGTAAAATCATCTTTGTCtggtctccctctcctgctgaccACTGCATATTCCATCTCCAATCCTATATAGTAGATCATTCTCAGTTGACATACAAGAAAGTGCAAACCAGTCTTGGTCAAATCCCAGGCtctttttgaaacaaacaaaaaaaaagagtaaactcTTTTCAGGCATGTACTGTCTAGGAACACTGATGCAAATATCCTAAATCTAATGTGGCATCAgaagaggctgagcagagaggtggGACTTTTGTCTCCATTGGACAGTAACAAATCCCCACTCCAGGTGTCAGTGGAGACCATGTTGGAAGTCTGGACTTTCATCCTCTACCTTGTGTAATGAGGTGCCCCTTCTTGGTCCCCCCCAACCCGGGTGGTATCAGAGAGGGTCTAAAGGAGAGTCTGGACTTATGCCTATGGCAGTGAGGTCACTCTTCCCATGATGTCAGCAGAGGACCTGGCAACAGTAAAAATGTACCCCTGCCCTTGCCAGCCAGGATGGAATCAGCAGAGCCCTAGTGGCAAGCTGAATCTCCTGCTCTCTAGCAGCAAGGAGAGTTTCGTCACCCAAGAATGACAGGCTGTTTCAATAGTCGAAGATCAGTCAATG
The DNA window shown above is from Mustela erminea isolate mMusErm1 chromosome 12, mMusErm1.Pri, whole genome shotgun sequence and carries:
- the LOC116570763 gene encoding olfactory receptor 13C7-like yields the protein MDRSNSTSPVVGFILLGLSAHPKLEKMFFVLILLMYLVILLGNGIIILVTALDSRLHTPMYFFLGNLSFLDICYTTSSVPLILNSFLTPRKTISFSACVMQMFLSFAMGATECVLLGMMAFDRYVAICNPLRYPVVMSKAACVPMAVSCWTAGSMTAMVQTSLAMRLPFCGNNVINHFTCEILAVLKLACADISINVISMTVANVIFLGIPVLFIFVSYVFIIATILRIPSTEGRKKAFSTCSAHFTVVVIFYGTILFMYGKPKSKDPLGADKQDISDKLTSLFYGVVTPMLNPIIYSLRNKDVKAAVKNLVLRKHVIQ